The following are from one region of the Paraglaciecola sp. L1A13 genome:
- a CDS encoding AbgT family transporter produces MQDTNIQKNQPNQESQSGWFSRFLTTVEWLGNLLPHPITLFAILAMSIVVLSGILGYFDVSVIDPRPIGAKGRSPDGMIEVVSLLNAQGLQRIVTHLVTNFTGFAPLGTVLVALLGVSVAEHSGLLSTAMRAMVMNASKRMVTVVIVLAGILSNTAAELGYVVLIPLAAMIFHSLGRHPLAGLAAAFAGVSGGYSANLLLGTVDPLLSGITEAAAHIIDQDYVVGPEVNWYFMFISTFLIAGLGAFVTEKIVEPRLGEYDPSEASIELDKQEMTAPSAQQRKALRWAGISFVLLCVMLALTIVPENGILRHPETGAIAGSPFLKGIVAFIFITFAVPGFVYGKVAGTMNNDKDVINAMSKSMGAMGLYITLVFFAAQFVAFFNWTNLGTVLAVKGAELIQTIGLDGPGVFIFFILMCGMVNLSLGSASAQWAVTAPIFVPMLMLVGFSPEVIQAAYRIGDSVTNVISPMMSYFGLILAIAAQYKKNLGMGTLIATMLPYSLVFMVGWSVLFYLWVFIFGMPVGPGAATYYPG; encoded by the coding sequence TTTTAACAACAGTCGAATGGCTAGGGAATTTGCTTCCTCACCCGATTACCTTGTTCGCGATATTAGCCATGTCGATTGTCGTTCTCAGCGGTATCTTAGGATATTTTGATGTCAGTGTAATTGACCCAAGACCCATTGGTGCCAAAGGGCGTTCACCCGATGGCATGATAGAAGTAGTATCGCTGTTAAATGCACAAGGGTTGCAAAGAATTGTTACCCATTTAGTCACTAACTTTACGGGCTTTGCACCCCTTGGCACCGTATTGGTGGCATTACTGGGTGTCTCTGTTGCTGAGCACTCAGGCTTATTATCAACCGCAATGCGTGCCATGGTAATGAATGCATCGAAGCGCATGGTCACAGTCGTTATCGTATTGGCAGGCATTTTATCTAATACGGCTGCTGAGTTGGGTTACGTAGTGTTAATACCGCTAGCAGCAATGATATTTCATTCTTTGGGCCGTCATCCATTAGCGGGTTTGGCCGCGGCCTTTGCGGGTGTATCAGGCGGGTACAGTGCTAACCTATTATTAGGAACTGTTGATCCTTTGTTATCCGGTATTACAGAAGCGGCAGCCCATATAATCGATCAAGATTATGTTGTTGGTCCGGAAGTAAACTGGTACTTCATGTTTATCAGTACTTTTCTGATTGCAGGATTAGGCGCATTTGTTACCGAGAAAATTGTAGAGCCTCGTTTAGGAGAATATGACCCGAGTGAAGCGTCTATCGAACTTGATAAGCAAGAAATGACTGCGCCTAGCGCTCAGCAGAGAAAAGCCTTGCGCTGGGCTGGTATAAGTTTTGTACTGTTATGTGTAATGCTTGCTTTAACCATAGTGCCAGAGAACGGGATTTTACGTCATCCAGAAACAGGTGCCATAGCGGGCTCGCCTTTTCTAAAGGGTATCGTGGCATTTATTTTTATCACGTTTGCTGTTCCAGGCTTTGTATATGGGAAAGTGGCTGGCACGATGAACAATGATAAAGATGTGATTAATGCGATGTCTAAAAGTATGGGCGCTATGGGCCTATATATTACGTTGGTGTTTTTTGCTGCTCAATTTGTGGCATTCTTCAATTGGACGAATTTAGGTACCGTCTTGGCGGTAAAGGGTGCTGAGCTTATCCAAACTATTGGCCTTGATGGGCCAGGCGTTTTTATATTCTTTATCTTAATGTGTGGCATGGTGAACCTATCTCTTGGCAGTGCATCTGCCCAGTGGGCAGTCACTGCGCCAATTTTTGTGCCCATGCTGATGTTAGTAGGTTTTTCACCTGAAGTGATTCAGGCGGCATATCGAATTGGTGATTCGGTGACCAATGTTATTTCACCTATGATGAGTTACTTTGGGCTGATATTAGCCATTGCCGCTCAGTATAAGAAAAACCTCGGGATGGGAACACTCATTGCCACTATGCTGCCATACAGTTTGGTTTTCATGGTGGGTTGGAGCGTGTTATTTTACCTTTGGGTATTTATCTTCGGTATGCCTGTTGGACCTGGCGCTGCAACTTACTATCCCGGATAA